In the Natronobacterium texcoconense genome, one interval contains:
- a CDS encoding sulfurtransferase TusA family protein, with the protein MSSEYDTAETLDVKGQSCPMPVVKTKQAIDDLEAGAVLEVVATDSGSMSDIQGWAKGTDGVELLEQVEGDDVYTHYVEKTE; encoded by the coding sequence ATGAGTTCGGAATACGACACCGCGGAGACGCTCGACGTGAAAGGACAGTCCTGCCCGATGCCCGTCGTCAAGACCAAGCAGGCGATCGACGACCTCGAGGCCGGTGCGGTCCTCGAAGTCGTCGCAACCGACTCGGGCAGCATGAGCGACATTCAGGGATGGGCGAAGGGTACCGACGGCGTCGAACTCCTCGAGCAGGTCGAGGGAGACGACGTCTACACGCACTACGTCGAGAAGACCGAGTAA
- a CDS encoding thioredoxin family protein: MSDIDDERQRIRERKKRELQERLENGDELDTSETDDRSRAPGEPISISGEGHLEEVVVEHDVVLVDCYADWCGPCQMLEPTIEALAAETDAAVAKVDVDAHQRLAQQLGAQGVPTLVLYADGEPVERMVGVQNRGTLEGLIERYS, from the coding sequence ATGAGCGATATCGACGACGAGCGACAGCGCATTCGCGAACGGAAGAAACGGGAACTACAGGAACGGCTCGAGAACGGTGACGAACTCGACACGTCGGAGACCGACGACAGGTCCCGTGCTCCCGGCGAACCGATCAGTATCAGCGGCGAGGGACACCTCGAGGAGGTCGTTGTCGAACACGACGTCGTCCTCGTCGACTGTTACGCCGACTGGTGTGGTCCCTGCCAGATGCTCGAGCCGACGATCGAGGCGCTGGCTGCCGAAACGGACGCTGCAGTCGCGAAAGTCGACGTCGACGCTCACCAGCGACTGGCTCAGCAGCTCGGTGCACAGGGCGTGCCGACGCTGGTCCTCTACGCCGACGGTGAACCCGTCGAGCGCATGGTCGGGGTACAGAATCGGGGAACGCTCGAGGGGCTCATCGAACGCTATAGCTGA
- a CDS encoding DsrE family protein, translating to MGSQNPESSLDSIGIVLETADPERAWNALRLGITALEDGHDVSVFLLGEGVEAEEITDEQFDVRDRMEAFVDAGGDLQACGTCLELRNSEESEYCPMSTMSDLLEIVTTADRVLTIG from the coding sequence ATGGGTTCACAGAATCCCGAATCGTCGCTCGACAGTATCGGAATCGTTCTCGAGACCGCCGATCCCGAACGAGCCTGGAACGCGCTCCGACTCGGTATTACGGCACTCGAGGACGGTCACGACGTCTCGGTGTTTCTCCTCGGCGAAGGCGTCGAAGCCGAGGAGATCACCGACGAACAGTTCGACGTCCGCGACCGCATGGAGGCGTTCGTCGACGCCGGCGGTGACCTGCAGGCCTGTGGCACGTGTCTGGAGCTTCGAAACAGCGAGGAGAGCGAGTACTGCCCGATGTCGACGATGTCCGACCTACTCGAGATCGTGACGACGGCCGACCGCGTTCTAACGATCGGATAA
- a CDS encoding class I SAM-dependent methyltransferase, translating into MGFHTFPVDRADALEDPSRYRFCSREELLEMLGAAADDVVADLGSGTGFYTADVAPFVGTVYAVDVQEEMHELHRENGVPENTDLITAGIESLPFDDDELDAAFSIMTHHEYASDEAMAELARVVRPGGRIVTIDWSADGTGEDGPSMDERFGVSKVTSQFEDVGFEIERVHDRPETLAVVAQQ; encoded by the coding sequence ATGGGATTTCACACCTTCCCGGTCGACCGGGCTGACGCGCTGGAAGACCCGTCGCGATACCGCTTCTGTTCGCGCGAGGAACTACTCGAGATGCTCGGGGCAGCGGCCGACGATGTCGTCGCCGACCTGGGATCGGGAACCGGGTTCTACACAGCCGACGTTGCGCCGTTTGTCGGGACGGTGTACGCGGTCGACGTTCAGGAGGAGATGCACGAACTCCACCGTGAGAACGGGGTTCCGGAGAACACCGACCTGATCACTGCCGGTATCGAGTCGCTGCCGTTCGACGACGACGAACTCGACGCCGCGTTTTCGATCATGACCCACCACGAGTACGCCAGTGACGAGGCGATGGCGGAACTCGCCCGCGTCGTCCGTCCCGGTGGCCGGATCGTCACCATCGACTGGTCGGCGGACGGAACCGGCGAAGACGGCCCATCGATGGACGAACGGTTCGGCGTCTCGAAGGTGACCAGTCAGTTCGAGGACGTTGGGTTCGAAATCGAGCGCGTTCACGACCGGCCGGAAACGCTCGCAGTCGTCGCCCAGCAGTGA
- a CDS encoding alpha/beta fold hydrolase encodes MTRLPLEDGTLWYEVHGDGETPLIFVHGGWLNGRAWQPQVEHFAGDYRVVTLDVRGHGNTGATDADEYSIELFTDDLEALLSHLAIDDAPVLCGLSLGSMVVQEYLHRHPDRAAGAILAGAVQSMPPVNLPPGLEPFVSPMPALSTTLSMTGPQSTFRSLLYSIRATTGQRWLSVDSSVRAAAMEAVGEVPRAEFRKVFDALLQYDPPELSDVTTPTLVVHGAQEAPLVERQGRRIASAVDDGQHLVLSESGHLVNQDRPQAFNDVSGKFVRSLSAV; translated from the coding sequence ATGACACGACTCCCCCTCGAGGACGGCACGCTCTGGTACGAGGTCCACGGCGACGGCGAGACGCCGCTGATCTTCGTCCACGGCGGCTGGCTGAACGGCCGGGCCTGGCAGCCACAGGTCGAGCACTTCGCCGGCGACTATCGGGTCGTCACGCTCGACGTACGCGGGCACGGGAATACGGGGGCAACCGACGCCGACGAGTACTCGATAGAACTCTTTACCGACGACCTCGAGGCACTCCTCTCGCACCTCGCAATCGACGACGCACCGGTTCTCTGTGGGCTCTCGCTCGGGTCGATGGTCGTCCAGGAGTATCTGCACCGCCACCCCGACCGAGCGGCGGGAGCGATCCTCGCCGGCGCGGTGCAGTCGATGCCTCCAGTCAATCTTCCGCCAGGACTCGAGCCGTTCGTCTCGCCGATGCCGGCGCTGTCGACGACGCTGTCGATGACAGGGCCGCAGTCGACGTTCCGGTCGCTGCTGTACTCGATTCGGGCGACGACCGGCCAGCGGTGGCTGTCTGTCGATTCGTCGGTTCGGGCAGCGGCGATGGAGGCCGTCGGCGAGGTTCCCCGGGCGGAGTTTCGGAAGGTCTTCGACGCACTCTTGCAGTACGATCCGCCGGAGCTATCCGACGTCACGACGCCGACGCTCGTCGTACACGGCGCACAGGAGGCGCCGCTGGTCGAGCGACAGGGGAGACGGATCGCGTCGGCGGTCGACGACGGGCAACACCTCGTGCTGTCGGAGTCGGGGCACCTGGTCAATCAGGACCGGCCGCAGGCGTTCAACGACGTCAGCGGGAAATTCGTTCGGAGTCTAAGCGCCGTGTAA
- a CDS encoding sulfite exporter TauE/SafE family protein, translating to MEPLGLSVGLLALFVAFGFMVGVFFGFFGMGGSFLVTPALLILGYPAPVAIGSSMAFVFGTAVIATMKHHDVGQVDYKLGALMFVGIAVGIEAGKMLVYGLEAIGQAEVVVGTAYVLLLAAIGVLFVRSALEKAADTDGENDVADDDIPEIAKKIKSYNIPPMVTLTDGSKASMWTISGVGGGVGVVSGFLGVGGGFIRMPAIYYLIGVPLAAAVGTSLFGALMSGAVGAFTYGLDGVVDLGIVTGLLAGSALGARIGSAATAYVDEDDVTIYFGIMLLLASLAVALGELATWLAIPILDTASFILLVGSSAFVTGVIFYYGAQAVRTKDVGPTATAGGND from the coding sequence ATGGAGCCACTCGGACTGAGTGTCGGACTCCTGGCGCTGTTCGTCGCCTTCGGCTTCATGGTCGGGGTCTTCTTCGGCTTCTTCGGAATGGGTGGATCGTTTCTCGTGACGCCCGCGCTGTTGATCCTCGGCTACCCCGCGCCGGTCGCGATCGGCAGTTCGATGGCCTTCGTCTTCGGGACGGCCGTCATCGCGACGATGAAACACCACGACGTCGGGCAAGTAGACTACAAACTCGGTGCGTTGATGTTCGTCGGTATCGCCGTCGGCATCGAGGCCGGAAAGATGCTCGTCTACGGCCTCGAGGCGATCGGGCAGGCCGAAGTCGTCGTCGGGACTGCGTACGTGCTGTTGCTCGCGGCGATCGGCGTGTTGTTCGTTCGGAGCGCGCTCGAGAAGGCCGCCGACACCGACGGTGAAAACGACGTTGCCGACGACGACATCCCGGAGATCGCGAAGAAGATCAAATCCTACAACATCCCACCGATGGTCACGCTGACCGACGGGAGCAAGGCGTCGATGTGGACGATCTCGGGCGTCGGTGGTGGCGTCGGTGTCGTCTCAGGGTTCCTCGGCGTCGGTGGCGGATTCATCCGTATGCCTGCGATCTACTACCTCATCGGAGTCCCCCTCGCTGCCGCCGTCGGGACGAGTCTCTTCGGCGCACTCATGTCCGGGGCAGTCGGTGCTTTCACGTACGGATTAGACGGCGTCGTCGACCTCGGGATCGTAACCGGACTGCTGGCTGGAAGCGCACTCGGCGCTCGCATCGGTTCGGCAGCGACGGCCTACGTCGACGAGGACGACGTCACCATCTACTTCGGTATCATGCTGTTGCTGGCGAGCCTCGCCGTCGCTCTCGGCGAACTCGCTACCTGGCTCGCGATACCGATCCTCGATACGGCGAGTTTCATCTTGCTCGTCGGCTCGTCGGCG
- a CDS encoding universal stress protein — protein MKAVCATDLSAASEATIESETCLECLGRIGIDEMHLVTVIPSNVHAGMPGMDFEGRRRRALERYRSVIEDAGFEVETHVVRGTPHRRITGIAETIGASLTVVGSRGKSPLENRVIGSTARNLARTTVTPLLVNRIERESDDPDVVRQHLFQRMLHATDFSENAEHAFDSFSYLRHATQEATLVHVETPKDPGPTDDDEPEQRLSELAAQLEEWGIETRVDVRQGDPADEILSAETEFEPTTTLVGSRGHSRLRRLLLGSVSEDIVARATGNVMLVPPRRTA, from the coding sequence ATGAAAGCGGTCTGTGCGACCGACCTCTCGGCTGCCAGTGAAGCGACGATCGAGAGCGAGACCTGCCTCGAGTGTCTCGGACGGATCGGTATCGACGAGATGCATCTGGTGACGGTCATTCCCTCGAACGTCCACGCTGGAATGCCAGGTATGGACTTCGAGGGGCGACGACGACGGGCACTCGAGCGGTATCGCAGCGTCATCGAAGACGCCGGCTTCGAGGTGGAAACCCACGTCGTTCGCGGAACCCCCCACCGGCGGATAACGGGTATCGCCGAGACGATCGGTGCGAGCCTCACCGTCGTCGGCTCCCGCGGGAAGAGCCCACTCGAGAACCGGGTCATCGGGTCGACCGCGCGCAACCTCGCGCGCACGACGGTGACGCCGTTGCTCGTGAATCGGATCGAACGCGAGAGTGACGACCCGGACGTCGTTCGACAGCACCTCTTCCAGCGGATGCTGCACGCGACGGACTTCTCCGAAAACGCCGAACACGCGTTCGACTCGTTCTCGTACCTGCGTCACGCGACCCAGGAAGCGACGCTCGTCCACGTCGAGACGCCGAAAGACCCTGGACCGACTGACGACGACGAACCCGAGCAACGACTGTCGGAGCTGGCCGCCCAACTCGAGGAGTGGGGGATCGAAACGCGGGTCGACGTCCGACAGGGTGATCCTGCCGACGAAATCCTCTCCGCCGAGACCGAGTTCGAGCCGACGACGACGCTGGTCGGTTCGCGCGGCCACAGTCGGCTACGCCGGCTCTTGCTCGGGAGCGTTTCGGAAGATATCGTGGCTCGAGCGACCGGGAACGTGATGCTCGTCCCGCCACGCCGGACGGCCTGA
- a CDS encoding MBL fold metallo-hydrolase, which yields MDDMDFPTPDVEVESVTPDELKARIDSGDEVTILDARMESDYDEWRIDGENVESINVPYFEFLEDEIDDDVLEQIPEDREITVLCAKGGASEFAAGALKERGYDVDHLEEGMNGWARIYEAVEVDRYDGPGTLLQYQRPSSGCLGYFVYNDGEAAVIDPLRSFTDRYLEDAAELDIDLTYAIDTHIHADHISGVRALADEGVEGAIPKASADRGATYADEMTLVEDGDEFAVGDVTIEAVFTPGHTTDMTSYLIGNSLLATGDGLFVESVARPDLEEGDDGAPEAASMLYESLQERVLTMPDDTLIGGAHFSDAAEPAEDGTYTAPVGQLEEEMDALTMDEDDFVELILSDMPPRPANYEDIISTNLGQQEATDDEAFELELGPNNCAASQESLAGD from the coding sequence ATGGACGACATGGACTTTCCGACACCGGACGTCGAAGTCGAGTCAGTGACTCCAGACGAACTGAAAGCCCGGATCGATTCGGGTGACGAAGTCACGATCCTCGACGCGCGCATGGAATCCGACTACGACGAGTGGCGCATCGATGGCGAAAACGTCGAGTCGATCAACGTTCCCTACTTCGAATTTCTCGAGGACGAGATCGACGACGACGTCCTCGAGCAGATCCCCGAAGACCGCGAAATAACGGTTCTTTGTGCGAAGGGTGGCGCAAGCGAGTTCGCCGCGGGTGCACTGAAAGAACGCGGCTACGACGTCGACCACCTCGAGGAAGGTATGAACGGCTGGGCGCGCATCTACGAGGCCGTCGAGGTCGACCGCTACGACGGCCCCGGAACGCTGCTCCAGTACCAGCGTCCCTCCTCGGGCTGTCTCGGCTACTTCGTCTACAACGACGGCGAAGCGGCCGTGATCGACCCGCTCCGATCGTTCACCGATCGTTACCTCGAGGACGCCGCAGAACTCGACATCGACCTGACGTACGCGATCGATACGCACATCCACGCCGACCACATCTCGGGCGTTCGCGCGCTCGCCGACGAAGGCGTCGAGGGAGCGATTCCGAAGGCGTCCGCGGACCGTGGTGCCACCTACGCCGACGAGATGACGCTGGTCGAAGACGGCGACGAGTTCGCCGTCGGCGACGTCACGATCGAGGCCGTCTTCACGCCTGGCCATACGACGGACATGACGTCGTATCTGATCGGCAACTCGCTGCTTGCCACCGGCGACGGCCTGTTCGTCGAGAGCGTGGCACGCCCAGACCTCGAGGAGGGTGACGACGGCGCACCCGAAGCCGCGAGCATGCTCTACGAGTCGCTGCAAGAGCGCGTGCTGACGATGCCCGACGACACGCTCATCGGCGGCGCTCACTTCAGCGACGCAGCCGAACCCGCCGAGGATGGCACCTACACGGCACCAGTCGGCCAGCTCGAGGAGGAGATGGACGCCCTGACGATGGACGAGGACGACTTCGTCGAACTGATTCTCTCGGACATGCCACCTCGCCCGGCCAACTACGAGGACATCATCTCGACGAACCTCGGCCAGCAGGAGGCGACCGACGACGAGGCGTTCGAACTCGAGCTCGGACCGAACAACTGCGCCGCCAGCCAGGAGTCGCTGGCAGGTGACTAA
- a CDS encoding MaoC family dehydratase, which produces MSSHSPDPKYDTASVAPINERWSSISKHVLNSYVEANNAFLATMGMSPPSSATEPQRKSETAAEPPVTELAFGDETWLMERSVDESDELEVGDYVRFTKPIAETDVSAFATASGDTNRLHLDEAFAGESRFGGRIAHGTLVAGTISAALARFPGVTIYLSQDLEFLAPVEVGETVTAECEILEALGDERYRLRTTVSTPGTEDEDERRTVVDGEAVVAISSSPDE; this is translated from the coding sequence ATGAGTAGCCACAGTCCGGATCCCAAGTACGACACGGCAAGCGTCGCGCCGATCAACGAGCGATGGTCGAGTATTTCGAAACACGTCCTCAACAGCTACGTCGAGGCCAACAACGCGTTCCTCGCGACGATGGGTATGTCACCCCCCTCGAGCGCGACGGAGCCACAACGAAAGTCAGAGACGGCGGCCGAACCGCCCGTCACCGAACTCGCGTTCGGCGACGAGACGTGGCTGATGGAGCGGTCCGTCGACGAGTCCGACGAACTCGAGGTCGGCGACTACGTTCGGTTCACCAAACCGATCGCGGAGACCGACGTCTCCGCGTTCGCAACCGCCTCGGGGGACACAAACCGGCTTCATCTCGACGAAGCGTTCGCCGGCGAGAGCCGGTTCGGTGGACGGATCGCACACGGGACGCTCGTCGCCGGTACGATCAGCGCTGCACTGGCTCGCTTCCCGGGCGTAACGATCTACCTCTCACAGGATCTCGAGTTTCTCGCACCCGTCGAGGTCGGCGAGACGGTAACTGCCGAATGCGAGATTCTCGAGGCGCTTGGCGACGAGCGGTATCGGCTCCGGACGACGGTGTCGACCCCAGGAACTGAGGATGAAGACGAGCGACGGACGGTAGTCGACGGTGAGGCTGTCGTCGCGATTTCGTCGTCACCGGACGAGTAG
- a CDS encoding DsrE/DsrF/DrsH-like family protein, protein MSTDSPTSSADEIDAAELQELRERVEELESSVAKADDDGGKKMTIIATKGTLDMAYPPLILASTAAAFDWDVVVFHTFWGLDILHEEKSRNLKLSAVGNPNMPMPNALAALPGMDAMATKMMEKKIDDNDTATIEELIDASVDQGVELQACQMTIELMEYDEDDFYDGVVTGVGAATALQHMAESDVQLLI, encoded by the coding sequence ATGAGTACGGACAGCCCAACGTCATCGGCCGACGAAATCGACGCCGCGGAGCTACAGGAGCTGCGCGAGCGAGTCGAAGAACTCGAGTCGTCGGTCGCCAAGGCGGACGACGACGGCGGCAAGAAGATGACGATCATCGCCACCAAGGGGACGCTGGATATGGCGTATCCACCCCTGATCCTCGCGAGTACGGCGGCCGCGTTCGACTGGGACGTCGTCGTCTTCCACACGTTCTGGGGGCTGGACATCCTCCACGAGGAGAAATCCAGGAATCTCAAGCTGAGTGCCGTCGGCAACCCGAACATGCCGATGCCGAACGCGCTAGCGGCGCTTCCCGGCATGGACGCGATGGCCACGAAGATGATGGAGAAGAAGATCGACGACAACGATACGGCCACTATCGAGGAACTGATCGACGCCTCGGTCGACCAGGGCGTCGAACTCCAGGCCTGTCAGATGACGATCGAGTTGATGGAGTACGACGAGGACGACTTCTACGACGGCGTCGTCACCGGTGTCGGCGCGGCGACCGCACTCCAGCACATGGCCGAATCGGACGTTCAGCTCTTGATCTAA
- a CDS encoding MBL fold metallo-hydrolase, protein MSVDYDSLTFERPGHASVRIETDDGTVVYVDPWSDVLEGEPGDGDVVFVTHDDFDHYDPDAIEAVATDDATVAVYEEVDTTDLHQEVVDLPYDGEMTVAGIDVRSVPAYNDPSGDHVDDDGEPFHADGEVIGLVLELEGAAVFVPSDTDFLGHHEDISADVFLPPIGGHFTMDRHEAADFARSVGPELVLPIHYDTFDPIETDADAFAEDLENEGIRVELF, encoded by the coding sequence ATGTCCGTCGACTACGACTCGCTCACGTTCGAGCGACCCGGCCACGCGAGCGTCCGCATCGAAACCGACGACGGGACAGTCGTCTACGTCGATCCCTGGAGCGACGTGCTCGAGGGAGAGCCGGGAGACGGCGACGTCGTGTTCGTCACCCACGACGACTTCGACCACTACGATCCCGACGCCATCGAAGCCGTCGCCACGGACGACGCGACCGTCGCCGTTTACGAGGAGGTCGACACGACAGACCTCCATCAGGAGGTCGTCGACCTGCCCTACGACGGCGAGATGACAGTCGCAGGAATCGACGTCCGGTCGGTCCCGGCGTACAACGACCCCAGCGGCGACCACGTCGACGACGACGGCGAACCGTTCCACGCCGATGGCGAGGTGATCGGGCTCGTCCTGGAACTCGAGGGGGCGGCCGTCTTCGTCCCATCGGATACGGACTTCCTGGGCCATCACGAGGATATCAGCGCGGACGTCTTCCTCCCGCCGATCGGCGGCCACTTCACGATGGACCGCCACGAGGCCGCCGACTTCGCGCGCAGCGTCGGGCCGGAACTGGTGTTGCCGATCCACTACGACACGTTCGATCCCATCGAAACCGACGCCGACGCGTTCGCGGAGGACCTCGAGAACGAGGGGATTCGCGTCGAACTGTTCTGA
- a CDS encoding DUF2391 family protein, translating to MTESKVDGTDTVAVEDVLEQLDELEESVSSTSEREDVRRVRRMLERVPGRESVSNGIQRYTTRDVAEGFVGAVLLSLPLLVEDGVFEIAEWFLETTVAGIPVMLVANVTFILLLTTGLLYWTDFRDVGVTKPLFGIVPRRLVGVLMVSLFTAVFLLVLWGRHAEEDPTTLEALGRVTVIWAAAAIGASLGDILPGESEGTDVTLETVENLVGSGDEDD from the coding sequence ATGACCGAATCGAAGGTCGACGGCACGGACACGGTCGCCGTCGAAGATGTCCTCGAGCAACTGGACGAACTCGAGGAGTCCGTCTCGAGTACGTCGGAACGCGAGGACGTTCGACGGGTGCGACGGATGCTCGAGCGCGTCCCGGGCCGAGAGTCCGTCAGCAACGGCATCCAGCGATACACGACGCGAGACGTCGCGGAAGGATTCGTCGGAGCCGTGCTCCTCTCGCTGCCGTTGCTCGTCGAGGACGGCGTCTTCGAGATTGCAGAGTGGTTTCTCGAGACGACCGTCGCCGGAATTCCGGTGATGCTCGTCGCGAACGTGACGTTCATCCTCCTGTTGACGACCGGGTTACTCTACTGGACCGACTTCCGCGACGTCGGGGTGACGAAACCGCTGTTCGGGATCGTCCCCCGTCGGCTGGTTGGCGTGTTGATGGTCTCGCTTTTCACCGCCGTATTCCTGCTGGTGCTGTGGGGGCGACACGCAGAAGAGGATCCCACCACACTCGAGGCGCTCGGACGCGTGACCGTCATCTGGGCCGCAGCCGCAATCGGCGCGTCGCTCGGCGACATCCTCCCCGGAGAGAGCGAGGGGACCGACGTCACGCTCGAAACCGTCGAGAATCTCGTCGGTTCCGGCGACGAGGACGATTGA
- a CDS encoding DUF7512 family protein: MIGVALSSPVQATLLVAVVLVEAVGLYVGYGVVERAVAPALIETIENA, encoded by the coding sequence ATGATCGGCGTCGCTCTTTCGTCACCGGTACAGGCCACGTTGCTCGTCGCCGTCGTCCTCGTCGAAGCGGTCGGTCTCTACGTCGGCTACGGCGTCGTCGAACGAGCGGTCGCACCAGCCCTCATCGAAACGATCGAGAACGCATAA
- a CDS encoding YeeE/YedE family protein — protein MVTELLAPALYETLFPAGISRYAVGGLLVGLGAVVIYLGTGIPAGASTFLESSLSYVSDQSRFQRYVGSRDWRVVFTLGIVAGAFVYALTFQSGLVSSGLYESGTTGQLYDVGGFSLWLTDVQPWRLFLGGILVGIGTRIGKGCTSGHGVCGVGSGSKTSIVGVITFLIVAIGTAQIVMALGVSP, from the coding sequence ATGGTAACTGAACTCCTCGCACCCGCGCTGTACGAGACCCTGTTCCCCGCCGGCATCAGCCGCTACGCCGTCGGTGGACTGCTCGTCGGTCTCGGGGCCGTCGTCATCTACCTCGGCACCGGCATTCCCGCCGGAGCGAGTACGTTCCTCGAGTCGTCCCTGTCGTACGTCTCGGACCAGTCGCGATTCCAGCGGTACGTGGGTTCCCGGGACTGGCGCGTCGTCTTCACCCTCGGTATCGTCGCCGGCGCGTTCGTCTACGCGCTGACGTTCCAGTCGGGGCTCGTCTCGAGCGGCCTCTACGAGTCGGGAACGACCGGGCAGCTGTACGATGTCGGCGGTTTCTCACTCTGGCTGACGGACGTCCAACCGTGGCGGCTGTTCCTCGGCGGGATTCTCGTCGGGATCGGCACCCGGATCGGGAAGGGCTGTACCTCGGGCCACGGCGTCTGTGGCGTCGGCTCGGGCTCGAAGACGTCGATCGTCGGCGTGATCACGTTCCTGATCGTGGCGATCGGAACTGCCCAGATCGTGATGGCACTGGGGGTGAGTCCATAG
- a CDS encoding YeeE/YedE family protein — MSQNRHPLFVPLIFVGGLIFGFGLGFSHMARPEVVLNFLQFEDFGLLFVMGGAAVVTGLAFALVPRLFDRAPLTGDTYGRRLKSFDRNVLIGGAIFGVGWGLSGICPGAAYASLGVGNVTILWALAGMFVGAYVQGYWRSQRATTETSPAGAD, encoded by the coding sequence ATGAGCCAGAACCGTCATCCCCTGTTCGTGCCGCTGATCTTCGTCGGCGGCCTGATCTTCGGCTTCGGTCTCGGGTTCAGCCACATGGCCCGCCCCGAAGTCGTCCTGAACTTCCTGCAGTTCGAGGACTTCGGACTGCTGTTCGTCATGGGCGGGGCTGCGGTCGTCACCGGTCTCGCGTTCGCGCTGGTGCCCCGACTATTCGATCGCGCACCGCTGACTGGCGACACCTACGGGCGGCGACTGAAATCGTTCGACCGCAACGTCCTGATCGGCGGCGCGATCTTCGGCGTCGGCTGGGGCCTGTCGGGGATCTGTCCCGGCGCGGCCTACGCCAGTCTCGGCGTCGGTAACGTCACGATCCTCTGGGCGCTGGCCGGCATGTTCGTCGGTGCGTACGTCCAGGGCTACTGGCGAAGTCAACGCGCCACGACCGAAACGAGCCCTGCAGGAGCCGACTGA